The Henckelia pumila isolate YLH828 chromosome 2, ASM3356847v2, whole genome shotgun sequence genome includes a window with the following:
- the LOC140885120 gene encoding protein FAR1-RELATED SEQUENCE 5-like: MKNEQKGIDAETLIEFFESKKEKNSEFFFTYETDSENRLTRCFWADAVSRRAYSAFGDVIVFDTTYNTNKYGMIFAPLVGVNNHHQTIVFGCGFLNDEKTESFVWLFNKFVEAMPTGAPKAIITDQDPAMTKAIAQVFPQTMHRYCLWHILNKFSEKLDPTTFRDHYQSIKNVIENSTTPDEFESYWEEAIKCANLEQNDWLNLMYGLRQKWVPAYLNHVFAAGMSSSQRSESSHSFFKRYVSKKNSLVDFIIHFNRALKHQRHNELVSDHVDINERPNIKGNLPMKHHMVKVYTKKKWIEFESEISETHGYCVQQVSKVDEKVIYDVMHYQSSSSSKPKVLTFDKEKNYISCSCKKFDFDGIPCRHMLAYFRFKQVFLLPDKYILNRWTQQAMAGSPYAMNEENISNDPEKLLISRHSRLSFKISLIVDEASLTDEGTKLMEEQLDSLYYKIKEMNSSKNLRTERRGRKLLLGPRIFWIL; this comes from the coding sequence ATGAAAAATGAACAAAAAGGTATCGATGCAGAAACGCTAATCGAGTTTTTTGAATCCAAAAAAGAGAAGAATTCTGAATTTTTCTTTACGTACGAGACTGATTCAGAAAACAGATTGACGAGGTGTTTTTGGGCGGATGCTGTATCAAGGAGGGCATACAGTGCATTTGGTGATGTAATCGTGTTTGATACGACGTATAACACCAACAAATATGGGATGATTTTTGCACCACTTGTAGGAGTTAATAATCATCATCAGACAATTGTTTTTGGTTGTGGCTTTCTAAATGATGAGAAAACCGAGTCTTTTGTTTGGCTGTTTAACAAGTTCGTAGAAGCCATGCCTACAGGTGCACCAAAAGCTATAATTACTGACCAGGATCCTGCTATGACGAAAGCCATTGCACAAGTTTTCCCACAAACAATGCATCGATATTGTTTGTGGCATATACTGAACAAGTTCTCTGAGAAATTAGACCCTACGACTTTTCGTGATCACTATCAAAGCATCAAGAATGTGATTGAAAATTCAACAACACCAGATGAATTTGAGAGTTATTGGGAAGAGGCTATAAAATGTGCTAACTTAGAGCAAAATGATTGGCTAAATCTGATGTATGGTTTGAGACAAAAGTGGGTGCCAGCatatcttaatcatgtttttgcaGCTGGAATGTCAAGTAGTCAAAGATCTGAGAGCTCTCATTCATTTTTCAAGAGGTATGTGTCAAAGAAGAACTCGTTGGTGGATTTCATAATCCATTTCAATAGAGCACTCAAACATCAAAGGCACAACGAGTTAGTTTCTGACCATGTTGATATAAATGAGCGTCCGAATATCAAAGGAAATTTGCCTATGAAACATCATATGGTTAAGGTGTATACAAAAAAGAAATGGATTGAGTTTGAAAGTGAAATCAGTGAGACTCATGGCTATTGCGTGCAACAAGTTTCAAAAGTAGATGAGAAAGTGATCTACGATGTGATGCATTATCAAAGCTCTTCTTCCTCTAAACCGAAGGTGCTCACATTTGACAAAGAAAAGAACTACATATCATGTAGTTGTAAGAAATTTGATTTCGATGGCATTCCATGCAGGCACATGTTAGCTTATTTTCGTTTTAAGCAAGTGTTTCTATTGCCTGATAAATATATACTCAACCGATGGACACAACAAGCAATGGCTGGATCACCATATGCAATGAATGAAGAAAATATCAGTAATGATCCGGAGAAGCTTTTGATCTCACGACACTCGAGGTTATCCTTCAAGATTTCATTAATAGTTGATGAGGCATCTTTGACTGATGAGGGAACAAAGCTGATGGAGGAGCAATTGGATTCTCTGTACTACAAAATTAAAGAAATGAACAGTAGTAAAAACCTTAGAACTGAACGCAGAGGAAGAAAACTATTGCTGGGGCCCCGGATATTTTGGATCCTTTAG
- the LOC140878152 gene encoding alpha,alpha-trehalose-phosphate synthase [UDP-forming] 6-like, which translates to MVSRSYSNLLELASGEAPSPSFGRLSRRIPRVMTVAGIMSDIDDDGSESVGSDPSSSTHRDRIIIVANQLPIKVHQRTGNSKGWTFSWDENSLLLQLKDGLGDDEVEFIYVGCLKEDIHPNDQDEVSQILLETFKCIPTFLPHDLFTRYYHGFCKQQLWPLFHYMLPLSPDLGGRFNRSLWQAYVSVNKIFADRIMEVINPEDDFVWIHDYHLMVLPTFLRKRFNRVKLGFFLHSPFPSSEIYKTLPVREELLRALLNSDLIGFHTFDYARHFLSCCSRMLGIPYESKRGYIGLEYYGRTVSIKILPVGIHMEQLQSVLSLPETEAKVEELIKQFVAQGRTMLLGVDDMDIFKGISLKLLAMEQLLLQHPEKRGKVVLVQIANPARGKGKDVKEVQDETYAIVKRINETFGEPGYDPIILIDQPLKFYERVAYYVVSECCLVTAVRDGMNLIPYEYIISRQGNERLDKALGLESSSPKRSMLVLSEFIGCSPSLSGAIRVNPWNIDAVAEAMDSALAMAEAEKHLRHEKHYKYVSTHDVAYWARSFLHDLERTCKDHVRRRSWGIGFGLSFRVVALDPNFRKLAMEHIVSAYKRTTSRAILLDYDGTLMPQNSIDKKPSSKTLDVLNSLCRDKNNMVFIVSAGRRDTLAEWFSSCEKLGIAAEHGCFLRIKRDEEWERCVPAVECNWKHIAEPVMKLYTETTDGSVIELKETAMGWCYEDADPDFGSCQAKELLDHLESVLANEPVTVKSGQNCVEVKPQGVSKGLVAKRLLSSMQEKGMPPDFVLCIGDDRSDEDMFEVITSSINSPALAPSAEVFACTVGRKPSKAKYYLDDTVEIVRLMQGLASVAEQMVPV; encoded by the exons ATGGTGTCTAGATCATACTCTAACCTCTTAGAGCTAGCTTCGGGTGAAGCTCCATCTCCGTCTTTTGGCCGCCTGAGTCGGCGGATACCTCGTGTTATGACGGTTGCAGGCATAATGTCTGATATCGATGATGATGGCTCGGAGAGTGTTGGCTCTGATCCATCCTCATCCACTCACCGGGATAGAATAATTATTGTGGCTAACCAGCTGCCAATAAAGGTTCACCAAAGAACGGGTAATAGCAAAGGATGGACTTTTTCTTGGGACGAAAATTCGCTTCTCCTTCAGCTGAAAGATGGATTGGGCGATGATGAAGTTGAGTTTATTTATGTTGGGTGTCTTAAGGAAGATATTCATCCAAATGACCAAGATGAAGTATCCCAAATACTCTTAGAGACATTTAAGTGCATTCCCACGTTTTTGCCTCATGATTTGTTTACCCGCTACTATCATGGGTTTTGCAAACAACAGTTATGGCCATTGTTCCACTATATGTTGCCTCTATCACCGGATCTTGGAGGTAGGTTTAATCGTTCCTTGTGGCAGGCTTATGTATCGGTTAATAAGATTTTCGCTGATAGGATCATGGAAGTGATCAACCCTGAAGATGATTTTGTATGGATTCATGATTATCATTTAATGGTATTGCCAACTTTCCTCAGGAAAAGGTTCAACCGTGTGAAGCTGGGGTTTTTCCTACATAGTCCATTTCCGTCTTCCGAAATTTACAAGACCTTGCCGGTAAGAGAAGAACTCCTACGGGCTCTGCTGAATTCAGATTTGATTGGATTTCACACATTTGATTATGCCCGACATTTTCTCTCGTGTTGTAGTAGGATGTTGGGCATACCTTATGAGTCGAAAAGGGGGTACATTGGCCTCGAGTATTATGGTCGTACAGTGAGTATCAAGATTCTTCCTGTTGGTATTCATATGGAGCAGCTCCAATCCGTCCTGAGCCTCCCAGAGACAGAGGCCAAGGTAGAAGAGCTCATCAAGCAGTTTGTTGCACAGGGACGAACTATGTTGCTTGGGGTTGATGACATGGACATTTTTAAGGGCATTAGTTTGAAGTTATTGGCAATGGAACAGCTCCTATTGCAGCACCCCGAGAAGCGGGGAAAGGTGGTTCTAGTGCAGATTGCAAATCCTGCAAGGGGAAAAGGAAAAGATGTGAAAGAAGTGCAGGATGAGACGTATGCAATTGTAAAGCGAATAAATGAAACTTTTGGTGAACCTGGATATGATCCCATCATCTTAATTGATCAACCTCTGAAATTCTATGAAAGGGTTGCTTATTATGTTGTTTCAGAATGTTGTTTGGTCACAGCAGTTAGAGATGGCATGAATCTTATACCATATGAGTACATAATTAGTCGTCAAGGAAATGAAAGATTGGATAAGGCGTTGGGACTggaatcatcctctccgaaaaGGAGCATGTTGGTTTTGTCCGAGTTTATTGGTTGTTCACCATCACTAAGTGGAGCAATTCGTGTTAATCCTTGGAATATTGATGCTGTGGCCGAGGCAATGGACTCGGCTCTTGCAATGGCGGAGGCGGAAAAACATTTGAGGCATGAGAAACATTATAAGTATGTAAGCACTCATGATGTAGCATATTGGGCTCGTAGCTTCCTGCATGATCTCGAAAGAACTTGTAAAGATCATGTACGTCGTAGATCGTGGGGAATTGGATTTGGCCTAAGTTTCAGGGTTGTTGCACTTGATCCAAATTTCAGGAAGCTGGCCATGGAACACATAGTTTCAGCTTACAAAAGGACTACAAGTCGAGCTATCCTTCTCGACTATGATGGAACATTAATGCCTCAAAACTCAATAGACAAGAAACCTAGCTCAAAAACTCTCGATGTACTTAACAGTTTGTGTAGAGACAAGAACAACATGGTTTTCATCGTCAGTGCTGGAAGGCGAGACACATTAGCTGAATGGTTTTCATCTTGCGAAAAACTTGGAATCGCAGCCGAACATGGTTGTTTCCTTAG GATAAAACGAGATGAAGAATGGGAGAGGTGCGTGCCAGCAGTTGAATGCAACTGGAAACACATAGCAGAGCCGGTAATGAAACTTTACACTGAAACAACCGATGGTTCGGTGATTGAACTTAAGGAAACTGCAATGGGATGGTGCTACGAAGATGCGGATCCTGACTTTGGATCTTGTCAAGCTAAAGAACTTCTCGACCATCTCGAGAGTGTGCTAGCTAACGAACCTGTCACGGTCAAGAGTGGCCAGAATTGCGTAGAAGTTAAGCCGCAG GGCGTCAGCAAAGGACTAGTGGCGAAACGCCTACTTTCTTCTATGCAAGAAAAGGGAATGCCACCTGATTTTGTCCTTTGCATTGGAGATGATAGATCAGATGAAGATATGTTTGAGGTGATAACAAGCTCCATCAATAGCCCCGCCTTAGCACCCTCCGCAGAAGTGTTTGCATGTACCGTGGGACGGAAACCAAGCAAGGCAAAATACTATCTTGATGATACAGTTGAAATTGTCAGACTGATGCAAGGCTTAGCCTCGGTAGCGGAGCAGATGGTACCGGTGTGA
- the LOC140879222 gene encoding uncharacterized protein, translating to MQAHLSALDDDMWFVITDEPLTITKINTAVALSGGSPQYIEKPRIEWTAEDKKKENLDNVAKDILYKTLDKNTFSNIKMCKTGKEIWEKLFQLCEENEQTKENKLSVATQKFDNIIMKPGESMTEFDERVSSIFIELNALGKTYPNREVILKVIRGLPKE from the coding sequence ATGCAAGCGCATCTATCAGCTTtagatgatgacatgtggtttgTCATCACTGATGAACCTCTTACAATCACCAAGATTAATACTGCTGTAGCTCTTTCTGGTGGTAGTCCACAATACATTGAAAAGCCAAGAATTGAGTGGACTGCTGAGGACAAGAAGAAGGAAAATCTTGACAATGTTGCAAAAGATATCTTGTACAAGACCCTGGACAAAAATACTTTTAGCAATATCAAGATGTGCAAGACAGGAAAAGAAATCTGGGAGAAACTGTTTCAACTGTGCGAAGAAAATGAGCAGACTAAAGAGAACAAACTGTCTGTTGCTACTCAAAAGTTTGACAACATCATAATGAAACCTGGAGAATCAATGACCGAATTTGATGAGAGAGTTAGTAGCATTTTCATTGAACTTAATGCACTGGGAAAGACATATCCCAACAGGGAAGTCATTCTAAAAGTTATTCGAGGCCTTCCCAAAGAATGA